The sequence TAATGTCCATGGAACCTGGCCAGTGCTTAAACATGCGGATATAAGTTGGACCGACTTTTACGCCTTCCTAGCGGTACAAGAGACGACCGCAATATATGTAAATTGGGACGCTCCATGGAAAGATTTACCAGATCTGTTGAGTGCTATAAAGGCGAACCCTGGCAAATTTAGGTACGGCTCCCCTGGTGCTGGGAGCAATGGACACATCTTTGGTGAGCTTGTACTCAAACAGGCTGGACTTGCTGGACAGGCGATACATATTCCATATACAGGTGGTCGAGAGGCCGGTGCAAAGGTACTTGCAGGAGAAATCGAGTTTTGTTCGGTAACGTTCGGTGATTTAACAGATTATCTGATGGCGAATAAGATGAGGGTTTTGGCAGTCCTTCATGATAAGGATATACCCGTTGAAGGCTACAGATTGAGCCCAGCACCCAACGTAGTTAAATACTTCCCTGTTATGAAAGCGTACTTTGGAGTCAATCCATCCTTCGGTATCTATTTACCTAGGGCCGTTCCAGACGATGTTGTAAGAAGAGTTGCAGAGGGATTCGTATATACGATAAAGCAGGAGCGCTTCTTAAAGTTGATCAAGGAGCGAAATATGCTTCTCACACCACGTATGGGCATCGAATCGGATAAAACGATGTCTCAGCTCGAATCGGCAAGGTCTTGGCCACTCTGGGAATTAAAGATCGCCAAGGTCGATCCGGCGACGCTCGAAATACCGAAGCCCGAAGAGTGGAAATGGCCGCCCCACTCTCGAGCTGAAAAGGCCAAACCATGGCCTAAAGAGTTGGCTGAATGGAAGGCTTAGTGAAGAGGGCAAATATGCACAAGATTGTAAATGCCCTCACCCCTCTCTTTTTATTCATTATAGGTATCTTTATAACTTTAGAGTCTCTTAAAATGCCGAAACCAACGGTTGGGATGATCGGAACCATCCTATCTCCGGGTTTCTTTCCCACTATATTGGGCATTTGCCTGATGGGATTGAGTATGGGATTGATGGTTAGGTTGATGAGGCGAAAAGAACCCCAACATACCTCTTCATCAAAAAGCCCCTTTTTAACTATCGAGAGGAAGAGGTGGCTCGTTATAAATATAAGCACGGTAATATACATACTACTCTTAGACAAATTTTATTTCCCAATCCTCACATTCATCTACCTTACCTTCCTCTTCATATTTTTGAGAAGGTCTCAGAGTATCAAGAGATTGGTACTTTACGCATTGGTGGCTACATTCTTCCTCAGCTTCGTTCTACCACAATTGTTTGAAATACCTTTACCCTATAGTTAGTGATCGTTATGATAGAGCTGTTTGGTGAATGGTCTTACTTCTTAGGAAAGCTGATGGAGAATATCTTATCTCCATTGATTATAGGCGCTATATTTGTTGGTGCATTGATAGGTTATGTAGTCGGTGTCTTACCGGGGCTTACTGCCGTCATGGGTATGTCATTACTATTGGGCTTCTGCTTCAGGCTACCTGTAGAGATAGGCCTTGCCTTGCTTATAGGTATATACACTGGCGCGATGCATACGGGAGGTATAACTTCAATATTGGTTAATATACCGGGAACACCGGCAGCCGCTGCTACGACGTTGGATGGCTTCCCATTGGCGAAGAAAGGTAAGGCAAGAGAGGCTATAGGTGCTGTGATCACAGCCTCTATGATAGGTGAGGTTATAAGCGCATTTATTCTGCTATTCGCACTCCCAATATTCTCACTCTTCGCGCTGATGTTCGGCGATTGGGAGGTATTCCTATTCTGCATGTATGGTATTTTGATCGTCGGTGCGCTATCGGGCAAGGATCCTGTGAAGGGTTGGATCTCTGGTATTTTAGGGCTATTCTTTGCTATCGTCGGATTAGAGAGTCTATACGCATATCCACGCTTCACCTTCGGCCTCACATATTTAGAGAAAGGTATCAGCTTCATCCCAGCGCTCATAGGTCTATTCGGTTTGAGCGAGGTCCTTGCGGTATTGAAAGAGAAGGAGCCATATGTAATCTCGGGTGAGCGTGGATTCGCGATCATCAACTTTCCATTGGTTATAAAGAACTTCGTTACAGTACTTCGCTCTACACTCATCGGCTTATGGATCGGTTTTATCCCGGGCATCGGTGAATCGGTTTCACCATGGGTTGCATACGATGCAGCGAAGAGGTCATCAAAGAATAAGGAGGAGTTTGGTAAGGGTAGTTTTGAAGGTGTTATCGCTGCAGAGGTTGCCGATAATACGACTTTGGCGGGAGCACTCTTCCCCACACTCGTATTTGGAATACCGGGAAGTGGGCCTACAGCGGTAATCTTGGCAGCACTCTTCATCTATGGGGTAAGGCCCGGTCCATTGCTATTGATCGAAAGGCCTGGCTTCTTGAGCAATATCGTTGTATTCATCCTCCTATCAAGTATAGTATGCTTCTTCGTGGCTTACCTCCTATCCAAGTATGTCATTACACTCCTCTCATTACCGAGGGATATCCTATTTCCGATAGTCATCGTTCTATGCATATTGGGAAGCTGGGGTGTCGAATTTACAATCTTCGATATCTTCGTCATGTTCATCTTCGGGATAATAGGTTATTTCATGAAGGTCTATAATTATCCGATCCCTCCGATGGTTCTAGGTATATTGATCGGTGAGATAACAGATCTACATTTAAGGAGGGCATTACTTCAATACTCGACAGATCCATTAGGTCTATTCATACGCCCGATGGGTCTGATCGTTACGGTCTTCATCATCCTCTTGATATATATTGGTAAGCGTACCGTTAGAGCACATGCGTAAGTGATCTTTGATCGTTCGTTACATTTCTCAATGCTTCTTTTCTCTACTTTGATTGTATCGTACTAACTGAGATGGTTCTCTGATCCTCGAACTGGTCTATATTTTCTGCTTTTTATTAAGAACTTTTATAAATCGTTATATCGATACCTTAGGGTGAATATGAAACCCAATAGGTTAAAGGAGATATGGAGTAGGGGTGAAATAGCCTTCGGAACGTGGGTTACAATAGGTAATCCGGATGTGAGTGAAATATTGTCTCATCTTGGCTTCGACTGGCTCGTTTTTGATACCGAGCATGCCCCTCTAAGTATGGAGACTGTACAGCACATGATTCAGGCAACATCAGGGACCAACATCGTACCACTCATAAGAGTGGCTTGGAATGATATGGTATTAATAAAACTTGCCCTTGACGTTGGTGCCTATGGTGTAGTCGTACCTTGGGTGAATAATAGAGATGATGCTATAAAGGCCGTTAAGGCCACACGATACCCTCCGAAGGGCTTAAGGGGGACGGGTCCGAGGAGGGCTGCACTCTATGGCCTTGATAGAGAGGATTACTTTAGGAGGGTTGAGGATGAGCTCGTTACCATAGTACAGACGGAAACGCCCGAGGCGATTAAGAATATCGATGAGATCATGACTGTAGAAGGTGTAAGTGCATGCTTCATAGGCCCCACAGATTTAACAACATCCTTAGGCATTAGAGATCAGCAGGACCATCCGAAGTTTATAGAGGCTATTGAGAGGGTTTTGGATGCGGGAAGAAGGTATAAGATCCCGGTGGGTATAATGACGTATAACGATGAGCAATTACGTAAGGCTATTGAGAGGGGTTTTAAATTCATATCCTTGTCGAGTGACTTCAGCTTACTTATAAGAGGTGCGAGGAGCTTCCTAGAGGTAGCGAAGAAGAGTATCCAACCTAAAGTTTAAGTTCACTTTTTATCTTCATTCTCTACTCATTCCCTGCTTCTTTTCTTTTTAATCTTTCAAAAATTGAAAGCTCTTTTTGAAATATCTGTTGGATGAAGACTTCTGATAGGTTATCTGGAAATTTCATATATTACTTTTCACTACTTCGCTACCTCACTATTAAGGTTATTAAGGTCGATCTAGCTTCTATCAAGTAAGGATGATGATTTCTCGGAGAGAGGTTTATATCCCCTTAAAGTTTATTGTTTTATGAGTAAGGTTTTGAAGGAATTAAAGGATACCGAGATTTATGAAATATCTAGAAAAGATATTGAAATATTAAGGATTTTGAGCGAGTCGAATGAACCACTCGGATCGACTTTGATTAGGCGGGAGCTGGAAAAGAGAGGTTTCTTCTTGAGTGAAAGAACCGTGAGGTATCATCTTCAGATGCTGGAGTTGAAGGGTTTGGTTTCTGGCCATGAAAGGAGTGGAAGGATGATAACCAGTAAAGGTTTGGAGGAGTTGAGCAATGCCCTCGTTTCGCAGAGAATCGGCTTTATAACCACGAAGTTCCTGAGCATGGCCTATTCGGTCACATACAATCCAACCACAGATTCAGGGATGGTAGTCGCGAACGTTTCAATCGTAGATAAAGAATTCTACGATAAGGTGATCGAGGTGATAAGATCCCTTCATGAAGCAGATCTCTTATTGGCTCCGTACTTTAAGGTGCTGAATGAGGAGGAAGAATATCAAAACATATACGTTTCTGAGGGGAAGATCGCACTCTTCACAGTTTGTGACTTGACGATAGATGGTGTATTAATTCACTCTGGGATTCCACTATTCTTAAAGTATGGTGGACTCGTTCAGGTTGTGAACCGCGTACCTTTACGCTTCATCGATCTAATCTCATACGATGGAACGACTGTACCACCGCTCGAATTATTTGTGCGCAGCAATCGGACATCGATCACCAAGATCATAAAGACAGGATCTGGAACATTGCCAGTAGCGATGAGGGAGAGTCTGGCTGAAGCAAGGGACAAAACTATCAAGATACTCTCGAGATTAAAAGAAAAGGGTTGGAGAGGGGTATTGGCCATTTCGGCGCCCAATGAACCGCTGTTGGGCGTACCAGTATCTATGGATCGATTTGGGCTATGTATGATTGGCGGTTTATCCCCTGGTGCAGCATTGGTGGAGGAGGGTGCGACGATCGAGACCTTCGCCCCTCACTGTCTGATTCCACTCGAAGATATGGAAAGAATAGAATAAAAATTTGGAAATTTTTCACGTTAATGGGCTAGGAGAGGAGTTTCTCCATGATGTAGTCTTCATCTTCCGGCAACTGTATGCCAGTGACCTTTGCAGCCCTTTCTGTTAGCGCTATCAGGTCGCTTCTATCTATTAGATTGAGCCTCCATTTTCTCGCTCCAGCCATCAACTGCTGTAGACCGACCTTAATCCTATCGGTTAGGTAGGTGTATAATCCAATGGCGCCCCATGGAACCTCTTTGAACCTCTCGCCCAACATCGCCTTTAGCTCTGGAGCTGCTATGAAGAACATTTCCGGGAAGTTACCAAATTTCTCTTCGAAAGTCTTTGGTAACTTCCCCTTCTCCGCCAGCTCTGCAAAGTACGATGCTTTCATCACCGCAGTTAGTGGAGATCTCCCCATCAAAACAGCTTTAATATATGGCCCATCACCAAAGTTGCCCATCGCGATCGCCTTAAATATCTGAGTTTCATCTATGAAGCCCCCAGCAATAATAATATCTGGAACATACTTACCCTTCCTTCTCAATATTTGGGCACACTTCAGGACCTGTGCTTCGAGATAAATCGTTGGTGTCCCTTGCTCGTTCATCATCGGAACTGGACTCATCCCAGTCCCGCCACCAGCACCATCAAAGGCAACGTAATCAACCTTCGCTTCAGAAGCGACCTTCATCGTAAATGCTACAGCTGCGGGCTCATACCCTCCGGTCTTCAATCCGACCTTCTTGGCCCCCTGTTCCCTAAGCCACTCGATATCTTCAACGAAGTCTTTTTCATTCGGCATACCGACCCTGCTATGCCTTTCAAACGTCTTGAAGACCCCTTCCTTAAAGGCTTCTTGCACATTCTTATCCTCGGGATCGGGTATGACCAAGTACCCCCTTTTCTTTAAAGTAATAGCCTTCTCTAGGCTACCTATCCTAACCTCACCACCGATCGCCTTCGCTCCCTGGCCCCACTTCCTTTCAATAACATCGACCTCCAACTTCGATATTGCGTAAATATCCGTTCCAAGCCGCTGATCCTCAACATTCGTCTGAACCACAATATCACCATACTTTCCATCCCAGAATTTTCTAAATGCCTCGACCCTTCTTTTAAGTTCGGGTGAATATGTGACCTTTCCATCCGTGATGACCGCTTCTAAATCCATACCACAGACATTCTCGCCTATGATGACCATTATCCCAGAGAGCGCTCCGCCTATGGCTAGGCTATCCCAGTTGACCCTAGCAACCTCGGTCGAGCCGTAGGCACCGATTATAACGGGTATCTTGAGTTGTATACCGGCAACGCTGGTCTCTACACTAACGTTTGGGAAGAGTGCCACATCCGAATCCGGTTCTATTCCTACCGCTCCCAGAAGCCTGGCTTTAATATTTAGGTGAGACCAATCTAGGCCATAATCTTTTAACGAGCCGGCAGTACTTCTGCCAAACATTGCCGGGTCTGGATAAAGCGCCTCTCGACCCCTAAAAGCTGATAATGAGACCTCACAAATGAATGGACAATCTCTGATACAAAGTGGACATAGACCACTCGATGGACACGCATCTTCAACTCTCACTCTGGTCCCAGTCGTAGACATGGAGTTCAGGTAAGAAGAGTTCCTCTGCACCGGGTTTGGCATACGGCTACCTATTGCCACTAACAATATATAAACTTTTCAAAATGCTCGTTTCTCCTCACGATAGAGGTTGTGAGTTTATACTTGAGGTCTTTAGCCCATTCTTCTTATATTTGAGCATTTCTTTAGGGGCGTGGCCCATTGGATGTGATAGGGCCATCTTAAATCGTAGCACTTGTCTATTGGTATGATAAGCTCCTCAGAGGTACCAAAGAAATAAAAATACCCAAAAACCTATTTCCCTGAACCGCTAGCTATAGTATATTCTCTATCCAGAAGCCCATTTAGTGTCGGATTTCCGAAGAAAAAATTATTTTTTCCTTGCGGATTGGCACTAACCAAATAAGTTGATTATGCATCGTGTTTTCAAATAACGTTATCTTTATCAATATCTTTATCAATACACTTATAGTAAATTTTAATGGTAGATACCCTTGAATAAGGAAAAGATCGGATTTATAGGGCTTGGCGTCATGGGGAAACCTATGTCCAAAAACTTACTGAAGGCCGGTTATTCACTCGTCGTATATGATATAAGGCCTGAGCCGGTTGAGGAGCTCGTCAAACTCGGGGCTGAAAGGGCGAACTCTCCTAAGGAAGTCGCCGAAAAGTGTAACATCATCATAACGATGCTGCCAGATGGGCCCGATGTGGAGCAGGTTATACTCGGGCCGAATGGTGTACTGGAAGGTTTGAGAAAGGGCTCTATAGTGATCGATATGAGCTCCATCTCACCCATAGTAGCGAAAAGGGTCGCCATGGAGGTCGAGAAGAAGGGTGGGGAGATGCTGGATGCACCTGTGAGTGGTAGCGAACCTTCAGCTATTGAAGGTACCTTAGCTATTATGGTTGGGGGTAAGGAAGAGGTCTTCAAGAAATGTTTGCCAATATTTCAGGCGATGGGAAAGACGATTACACTCGTCGGAGGGAGTGGTGCAGGTCAAATTGCAAAGCTCGCTAATCAGATCATCGTAGCCCTCAATATTGCAGCCCTTTCTGAAGCTCTGGTCTTGGCGACGAAGGCTGGCTTAGACCCTGAAGTCGTATTTCAAGCGATTCGAGGGGGATTGGCTGGTAGTATGGTTATGGAGAGGAAAGCACCTATGATTATGGATAGGAACTTTAAACCGGGGTTCCGAATCAAGCTTCATCAGAAGGATCTTAGGAATGTAATGCAGGCAGCGACGGAGTATAATGTACCACTCCCATTCACGAGCCTTGCCTACCAAGTCTTAAATGCATTGGTGAATGAAGGAAAGGGTGATCTAGACCATTCAGCTATAGTGCTCTTCTTGGAAGATCTGGCGAAGGCGGAGGTGAAGAGAAAGAAATGATCAAGAAGATCAGCCATGTAGGTATCGTCGTTAGAGATATGGATGAAGCGTTGAAGCTCTTCGAGAAGGTCTTCAATCTGAAGCCCGCCGTGGTCAAAGAAGCTATGGGAGGTAAACTTAAGGTCGCATTCATACCCGTAGGTGATGATGAAATTGAATTACTTCAACCATTGGATATGGAGATACCTTTCGGTAAATTCCTCCAAACACATGGTCAAGGGATTCACCACATCTCTCTAGCCACGGATAATATCGAGGATGAAATAGAGCGGATGAAGAAAGAAGGTGTTACATTCGATGCCGAGAAGCCCAGAATAGGCGCCCATGGTGTAAAGATCATATTTACGAAACCTGAGACTACAGGTAAGATCGCTGTAGAGCTCTGCCAAGAATCGTAATTTCAACATCGATGAGAGGAGATAAAGGAAAATTTAGAGTGTATAAGTACTGATGAATTCGACGATTATAAAGAATATTTGCTACCGATCATATCGATCATCTCTATGGGCCGAGTTAAAAAGATAAATAGAGGATAGAGAAAAGACTCTCTTGAGAGTTCATGAGAAAGACAACCATCCTGATCGGATTAGTAGTGATCATCATCGCCGCATCCTTAGGATATTACTACTACCTTACTACACTCCCTCCGCCACCGCCTAGGACACTTTACATTTCACATTGGGGCTTCGCTTGGGACGATATAAAGAGGATCGTTATCGAGCCGTTTGAAAAGCAGAATAATGTAAAGATCGTTCTAATATCGGGCACTACTAGCGAGAGGTTCACAAAGCTATCTACGAAGGCTGAACCTATACCAGACCTCATATTCTTACCAGATTACTACACGTATCAGGCTGCCCAAAAGGGCCTTCTGATGAAGTTAGATCTGGGGAAGATACCGAACTATCAAAAGTTGTACAAGGCTTTGAGAGAGCAGGTTCCAAGGTCATTGGCTGAGTATGGTGTGCCATTCACAATTCAAGACCTGGGATTGGCTTATCGTGTGGATAAGCATGAGAAGATCACATCTTGGAAGGATATGTGGAGAGAGGATTTCAAAGGCCGGGTCCTTATGCCTACGATAACCGCTACATCTGGCCCTATGGCCCTCGTTATGACGAGTTTGGCGTACGGAGGCACCATGGAGAATGTGGAGCCCGGCTTCAAAGCTTTAGAGAATTTGAAGAAGAGTATCGTAACATTCTACACAAGGTCTGCAGATCCTCAGACTCTATTTGAAAGGGGAGAAGTAGAGATCGGCCCAGTCCTTAGGTACAATTGGGCACCTTTGAAGAAGCTGCCCAAGCCCGTAGATATCATCTACCCAGTAGAGGGATCGGTCTACGTTCTGAATATGATCTCGATCGTAGAGGGCAGTAAGAATGTAGATCTTGCCTACAAACTTATAGACTTCTGGCTCAGCACCACGATTCAAAGGGAGTTGGCACTCGCTGGTGTCGATGCTCCTATAAACTCAGAGGTGAGTTTACCAGCGGATCACCCATTCAACATTTCCCCCGTATTCAACAAACCTATATACTTAAATCCAGAGATCTTGGCAAAGAATCTGCCAGCGTGGGTCGATGCGTGGAAGAAGCGTATCGAATCATGAAACCTTACGTACTCCTCATCCCTTCCCTTTTTTTCCTTACCTTCTTTCTATTAATCCCTATCATCTACATGATGATCTCTACACCCGATTTTATACCTACGTTCTTTTATACAACATTCAATGAAGAGTTCTTCTCTGTATATACCAGAACGATTCGGATCGGATTGATCGTAACGCTACTTGCTACTCTATTGGCTTACCCGCTCGCCTACTACACGAGAAATGCTTCATCACGTATCAAATCCCTATTCAAAGCCCTCGTCTTCTTACCTCTTATGGTGAACCCCTTGGTACGTTCTTATGGATGGATCCTCATACTCGGTAAAGAGGGATTATCAAACTCCATCCTCCTTACGCTCAAGGTAATCGATGAGCCTTTAAGGTTCCTATATACGGAGTTCGCGATGATCCTAGGCTTACTCGAACTATTCTTCCCATTTATGTTCATATCTCTGTTGAGCGCTATGGAGAATCTTAGCGAAGAGGTATTGATGGCTGCAAGAAGTCTAGGTGCTAACCCTTTAAGGGTCTTCATGAATATTATATTTCCTCTTACGCTCAAAGGGTACATCGCTGGCCTATCGGTAATCCTGGCTGGCTGTGCTGCAGCCTTCGTCACACCCACGCTCTTGGGTGGCTTTAGAAATCGGACACTCAGCATGCTCCTCTACGAGTTCATCGAAGTTAGGCTCAATTGGGGCGCAGCTACAGCGACGGCACTTGTCATAATGATGACCGTCTTCTCCATAATTCTCTTCCTCTCTTACATTAGAAGAGTTTTGGTGAAGGGGTTATGAAAGTGCTATTTTATCTTCTATCTATCGTGACCTTCACTTTCTTACTCACCCCTATAATCATGCCACTACTCATATCATTCTCCACACTGGAGAGTATAGCCTTCCCTCCCAGAGGATTCACCCTAAGATGGTTCGCTAACATACTAAGGTATGAAACATTTACGAATGGCTTCATAGTGAGTAGCTCGATAGCTATAACCTCATCCCTCCTCGCTCTGGCCCTCTCATTACCATCCTCATACATTCTCTATAGGTATAAGAATTTGAGGATGAGAGGATACGTGGAGAACCTCTTCACACTCCCGATACTTATGCCAGAGATCGTTTTAAGTTACATACTTCTCTTATTCGTGTACCGTGCTCTAGGTATGGTATCTCTAGCATCCTTGATTATAGGCCACACCTTGGTCGTTATACCGTTCGCCATGAGGATCATCTACGCAAGTCTATCGAATTTGGGAGTGGATGTGGAAGATGCAGCGGTCAGCCTTGGTAGAGATCGGTTGAGGGCGTTCATCGAAGTCGTTTTACCGAATATAAAGCATGGATTTGTAGGTGGATTCCTTATGTGCTTCATGGTATCCTTTAACGCTGTATCGATATCACTCTTCTTGAGCTTCGGCGAGGCTATACCTCTTCCCGTAGCTATGCTCAATTACCTACAGATTCGTTACGACCCTACCATAGCGGCCATTTCTACTCTACTGGTGGCCTTCACCGTACTACTCACGATAGGGTTGGAGAAGATCGTGGGCTTGGTTTCAGGGGTGAGATGATGAAGGATGTTCAACTGATAGATATTTGGGTCTATTACTCTAAGGGAGAGCCCGTACTCAAGGGGTTGGAGTTAGAGATAGAGAAGGGAGAGCTCATAGCACTACTCGGAGCGAGCGGTTGTGGCAAGACTACAACGTTGAAGGTTATAGCTGGATTCGTAATCCCCCAAAAGGGTAAGGTTATGATAGGAGGGAGGGACTTCACACATATTCCTGCGCATAAAAGGAATATCGGTATCGTCTTTCAAAGTTATGCACTATTTCCACACATGAATGTGAAGGAGAATATCCTATACGGTTTGAGGATTAGAGGTGTGGATAAAGGTGAGGCGGAGCGAAGGTTTGAAGAGATCGTTGAGATGCTGGGGATCAAAGGTCTAGAGGATCGATACCCATCACAACTGAGTGGAGGGCAGCAACAGAGGGTTGCTCTTGCTAGGGCTATCGCGATACAACCAGACATCCTACTCATGGATGAGCCTTTGAGCAATGTGGATCCAAAATTTAGGAGCAAGATCAGATTTGAGATTAAAAGGATTCAAAAGCAACTAGGCATCACTACGATTTATGTGACTCACGATCAAGAAGATGCACT comes from Nitrososphaerales archaeon and encodes:
- a CDS encoding ABC transporter ATP-binding protein, whose protein sequence is MKDVQLIDIWVYYSKGEPVLKGLELEIEKGELIALLGASGCGKTTTLKVIAGFVIPQKGKVMIGGRDFTHIPAHKRNIGIVFQSYALFPHMNVKENILYGLRIRGVDKGEAERRFEEIVEMLGIKGLEDRYPSQLSGGQQQRVALARAIAIQPDILLMDEPLSNVDPKFRSKIRFEIKRIQKQLGITTIYVTHDQEDALEIADRVAVMNNGIIEQIAEPSEIYERPKTAYIADFLGFENVFPVDSIEEPYVVVKGTRLKVKELKYDSKYVAIRSTKLSISKEPLPNLENIGGKIITKSFKGDRVRYILSTSIGELSVLANELNFHVGEDVYAHYKPDDLLLLSR